The sequence GTCCTTTAAGTTCTGTGATTGGGATGATTGTGATCCTCTCATCTCCAATCACATCCTGATGAGGCTTGGTACCTgacaataaccacaacatgttgtCACAGTAGAGAAGAATAGTCAGAAGGGCTCgagttggcaagagcacaaacacatctgggacccgGCCAGCAGGGAGACCACAAATTAAAGTATAGTTCCATGTTTATTTATACATATAACACAATCAATCTATTCATTTACCAGGGAATCCAACAAACGTTACGCTGTAGCCGTGTTTGCTGAGTGAAAGGGCATGGTACTGCATGCGAGGGCTGCGTCCGATATCCCCCAGAACCAGCACACATACACGCCGCTCCGTCAACGCGTCTCTTCTCCGTAACATCCGCAATAACTGGGACACCAACACGGCAGTAACAGTAACGGAGACCAGTGTCCATAGTGCATTTAAAGTGGTCAGGTAAAACCCTGCCAGTAATGCGAAACCTATCAGTGAAATTGTCGCTAGAGTCATAGATGCACCGGCATCCGCCATGTTTGTTGTGACTGATGACCTGTCCCAGTGTGACGTGACGGGGAGGAGGGGTTCAACTGGGATTTAAAGGGACCGTGCACCTACGGTGTAATAATTAGACCAAACATTTGTTCAACTAAAACGACAGTCTCTAATGCACAAAATCAGGTATCCCCTCCCCGTTACGTTCCGTTTGCTTCAATTTAATAAATATTTTCCCATATAATTGTATTTTACATTTCGGGAATCTCCGACTTCCGACATCAGTTGCGTTCCCGACAACTTGGAACTCGTAAAAAAACGAGCTCTGACTGGTAAAATTCTAAAGTTAAATGCCAAGAGGAACCATGTGTACATATTGAAGTTTCCCAAGAGGgttgtacatggaacccaaaatggggACAGTCGAAGAACCTGTTTGAATACCTTTTTTCTAAAAGTGTAGCCGACCAGTGATGATTAATTACTGTAACTACAGAGAttctattaaactacaggtactgTAGAGAttctattaaactacaggtactatgtaactatatgactgtaactacagaaactctattaaactacaggtactatgtaactatatgactgtaa comes from Oncorhynchus gorbuscha isolate QuinsamMale2020 ecotype Even-year unplaced genomic scaffold, OgorEven_v1.0 Un_scaffold_20594, whole genome shotgun sequence and encodes:
- the LOC124031057 gene encoding chitobiosyldiphosphodolichol beta-mannosyltransferase-like; its protein translation is MADAGASMTLATISLIGFALLAGFYLTTLNALWTLVSVTVTAVLVSQLLRMLRRRDALTERRVCVLVLGDIGRSPRMQYHALSLSKHGYSVTFVGFPGTKPHQDVIGDERITIIPITELKGLQVGPRMVSYVTKVILQSLQLLLVLLKTDVQSHILMQV